A region of Larimichthys crocea isolate SSNF chromosome X, L_crocea_2.0, whole genome shotgun sequence DNA encodes the following proteins:
- the LOC104933634 gene encoding phosphoribosyl pyrophosphate synthase-associated protein 1 isoform X1, protein MPIRRFGGHRSLVSHAPKLSYGYTKMNVSRSGYRVFSANSSPACTELAKKITERLGVELGKSVVYQESNKETRVDVKESVRGQDIFIIQTIPRDVNTAIMELLVMAYALKTSCAKNIIGVIPYFPYSKQCKMRKRGSIVCKLLASMLAKAGLTHIITMDLHQKEIQGFFSFPVDNLRASPFLIQYIQEEIPDYRNAIIVAKSPSAAKRAQSYAERLRLGLAVMHGEAHQLESNVADGWHSPPSSRTTTGHTGLELPCSRHLAPFPGIELPMMMAKEKPPITVVGDVGGRIAIIVDDIIDDVEDFVATAEILKERGAYKIYVMATHGLLSADAPRLIEESAIDEVVVTNTVPHEVQKLQCPKIKTVDVSMILAEAIRRIHNGESMAYLFRNIAVDD, encoded by the exons ATGCCCATCCGGCGCTTCGGGGGCCACAGGTCTCTGGTGTCCCACGCGCCGAAGCTTTCTTACGGATACACGAAGATGAACGTCTCGCGGAGCGGATACCGAGTGTTCTCCGCCAACTCCAGCCCCGCGTGCACCGAGCTGGCCAAGAAGATCACAGA GCGTCTCGGAGTGGAGCTGGGGAAGTCGGTGGTGTACCAGGAGTCAAATAAAG agacCAGAGTGGACGTGAAAGAGTCTGTCCGAGGACAAGACATCTTCATCATTCAGACCATTCCCAG AGATGTCAACACGGCCATCATGGAGCTGCTGGTCATGGCGTACGCCCTGAAGACGTCCTGTGCCAAGAACATCATCGGGGTCATTCCATACTTTCCTTACAGCAAGCAGTGCAAGATGAGGAAGAGAGGCTCCATCGTCTGCAAGCTGCTGGCATCCATGTTAGCTAAAGCCG GACTAACTCACATCATCACCATGGACCTCCACCAAAAAGAGATCCAGGGCTTCTTCAGCTTCCCGGTGGACAACCTGAGAGCTTCTCCCTTCCTCATCCAGTACATCCAGGAGGAG ATTCCAGACTACAGGAACGCCATCATTGTTGCAAAGTCTCCGTCAGCCGCCAAAAG AGCTCAGTCCTACGCCGAGAGGCTGCGACTTGGACTGGCAGTGATGCACGGCGAGGCCCACCAGCTGGAGTCCAACGTGGCCGACGGCTGGCACTCTCCCCCGTCGTCCCGCACGACCACGGGACACACCGGCCTGGAGCTGCCAT GCAGCAGACATCTGGCCCCTTTCCCTGGGATAGAGCTCCCAA tgatGATGGCGAAGGAGAAGCCTCCCATCACTGTTGTTGGAGATGTAGGAGGAAGAATCGCCATCATTGTC gatgacatcatcgaCGATGTGGAGGACTTTGTTGCGACAGCAGAGATCCTGAAGGAGCGAGGCGCCTACAAGATCTACGTGATGGCCACGCACGGGCTGCTGTCTGCAGACGCACCGAGGCTAATAGAGGAGTCTGCGATCGACGAG GTGGTGGTGACCAACACCGTCCCTCACGAGGTGCAGAAGCTGCAGTGTCCAAAGATCAAGACTGTGGACGTCAGCATGATCCTGGCTGAGGCCATCCGCCGCATCCATAACGGGGAGTCCATGGCCTATCTGTTCCGCAACATCGCTGTGGATGACtga
- the LOC104933634 gene encoding phosphoribosyl pyrophosphate synthase-associated protein 1 isoform X2 — translation MPIRRFGGHRSLVSHAPKLSYGYTKMNVSRSGYRVFSANSSPACTELAKKITERLGVELGKSVVYQESNKETRVDVKESVRGQDIFIIQTIPRDVNTAIMELLVMAYALKTSCAKNIIGVIPYFPYSKQCKMRKRGSIVCKLLASMLAKAGLTHIITMDLHQKEIQGFFSFPVDNLRASPFLIQYIQEEIPDYRNAIIVAKSPSAAKRAQSYAERLRLGLAVMHGEAHQLESNVADGWHSPPSSRTTTGHTGLELPLMMAKEKPPITVVGDVGGRIAIIVDDIIDDVEDFVATAEILKERGAYKIYVMATHGLLSADAPRLIEESAIDEVVVTNTVPHEVQKLQCPKIKTVDVSMILAEAIRRIHNGESMAYLFRNIAVDD, via the exons ATGCCCATCCGGCGCTTCGGGGGCCACAGGTCTCTGGTGTCCCACGCGCCGAAGCTTTCTTACGGATACACGAAGATGAACGTCTCGCGGAGCGGATACCGAGTGTTCTCCGCCAACTCCAGCCCCGCGTGCACCGAGCTGGCCAAGAAGATCACAGA GCGTCTCGGAGTGGAGCTGGGGAAGTCGGTGGTGTACCAGGAGTCAAATAAAG agacCAGAGTGGACGTGAAAGAGTCTGTCCGAGGACAAGACATCTTCATCATTCAGACCATTCCCAG AGATGTCAACACGGCCATCATGGAGCTGCTGGTCATGGCGTACGCCCTGAAGACGTCCTGTGCCAAGAACATCATCGGGGTCATTCCATACTTTCCTTACAGCAAGCAGTGCAAGATGAGGAAGAGAGGCTCCATCGTCTGCAAGCTGCTGGCATCCATGTTAGCTAAAGCCG GACTAACTCACATCATCACCATGGACCTCCACCAAAAAGAGATCCAGGGCTTCTTCAGCTTCCCGGTGGACAACCTGAGAGCTTCTCCCTTCCTCATCCAGTACATCCAGGAGGAG ATTCCAGACTACAGGAACGCCATCATTGTTGCAAAGTCTCCGTCAGCCGCCAAAAG AGCTCAGTCCTACGCCGAGAGGCTGCGACTTGGACTGGCAGTGATGCACGGCGAGGCCCACCAGCTGGAGTCCAACGTGGCCGACGGCTGGCACTCTCCCCCGTCGTCCCGCACGACCACGGGACACACCGGCCTGGAGCTGCCAT tgatGATGGCGAAGGAGAAGCCTCCCATCACTGTTGTTGGAGATGTAGGAGGAAGAATCGCCATCATTGTC gatgacatcatcgaCGATGTGGAGGACTTTGTTGCGACAGCAGAGATCCTGAAGGAGCGAGGCGCCTACAAGATCTACGTGATGGCCACGCACGGGCTGCTGTCTGCAGACGCACCGAGGCTAATAGAGGAGTCTGCGATCGACGAG GTGGTGGTGACCAACACCGTCCCTCACGAGGTGCAGAAGCTGCAGTGTCCAAAGATCAAGACTGTGGACGTCAGCATGATCCTGGCTGAGGCCATCCGCCGCATCCATAACGGGGAGTCCATGGCCTATCTGTTCCGCAACATCGCTGTGGATGACtga